A window of the Patescibacteria group bacterium genome harbors these coding sequences:
- a CDS encoding 50S ribosomal protein L11 methyltransferase, whose translation MFIVFLNLVFSLIAILILIGVIIFLIPAVRWLPFVPSEKDRVGTMVELARIKPGEKAVDLGSGDGRIVIALAQTGAEAHGYEINPLLVWWSRYRIKRAGLTDKAFIHQKDFWQEDLSQYQLVVIYGISFIMSRLEKKLTKELKSGARVVINDAVFPNLKYSQKQDKVYLYRI comes from the coding sequence ATGTTCATAGTTTTTCTTAATCTCGTTTTTTCTTTAATTGCCATTCTTATTCTTATTGGCGTGATTATTTTTTTAATTCCAGCAGTTAGATGGCTGCCTTTTGTTCCGTCTGAAAAAGATAGAGTTGGGACAATGGTTGAATTAGCCCGGATTAAGCCCGGAGAAAAAGCAGTTGACCTTGGTTCTGGAGACGGCAGAATTGTGATTGCTTTGGCTCAGACTGGAGCCGAGGCTCATGGTTATGAGATTAACCCTCTGTTGGTTTGGTGGAGCCGTTACCGAATAAAAAGAGCCGGCTTAACTGACAAAGCTTTTATTCATCAAAAAGATTTTTGGCAAGAGGATTTATCCCAATATCAATTGGTGGTTATTTACGGAATTAGTTTTATTATGTCCCGACTGGAGAAAAAATTGACAAAAGAACTGAAGTCCGGCGCCAGAGTTGTTATTAATGACGCTGTTTTCCCTAACTTAAAATATTCTCAAAAGCAAGATAAGGTTTATCTTTACCGGATTTAG
- the thrS gene encoding threonine--tRNA ligase: MANKKPNIEHIRHSLAHLLAMAVLEKWPKARLGVGPVIENGFYYDFLLPKNAKPGLEDLKELEQKMVKLIKQNLDFKGKRLSFVEAKKLFKDLNQDFKLELLADLKKYGTTDDSAINNQLSGAVSKGKANRQSPIAISVYQTGDFVDLCRGGHVKNTREINPKAFQLTKIAGAYWRGNEKNPMLIRFYGVAFETEKELKDYLKNLEEAEKRDHRKISKAQELFLLTEEVGPGLALWLPNGAVIRREIENFQIQEQIKLDYQHVYSPHIGQKSLWVKSGHWELYRDKMYSPMDVEGEEYLVKPMTCPMHIQSYKIHPRSYKELPLRIAEVAAVYRYEQSGELNGLLRVRAFTQDDAHIFCTPDQAVDEFLGVFRFIQKLYKTFGFSDYRVRAGFRSAKEKYLGQTKVWKEAEKKLAQALEQSGADFFIAKGEAAFYGPKADFLIKDALGREWQCGTVQIDFMLPERFDLRYIDRDGKEKVPVMIHRAPLGSLERFLAILIEHYAGAFPLWLAPVQAVVMPLGLKHLSFAKKVFQQLKDLEIRVELWDEDTISKRIRNAELKKIPYALVIGDKEVKAKAVAVRQRGKGDLGAIKIEKFVKQVQKEIEKKK; the protein is encoded by the coding sequence ATGGCAAACAAAAAACCAAACATAGAGCATATCCGCCATTCTTTGGCTCATCTTTTGGCAATGGCAGTTTTAGAAAAATGGCCCAAAGCTAGACTTGGAGTTGGGCCGGTAATTGAAAACGGGTTTTATTATGATTTTCTTTTGCCCAAGAACGCTAAGCCCGGTTTAGAAGATCTAAAAGAGCTGGAACAGAAAATGGTTAAGCTGATTAAGCAAAACCTTGACTTTAAGGGTAAAAGATTAAGTTTTGTTGAGGCGAAAAAGCTTTTTAAGGACCTGAATCAAGATTTTAAACTGGAACTTTTAGCTGATCTGAAAAAATACGGCACAACTGATGATTCGGCTATTAATAATCAGTTATCAGGAGCGGTTTCGAAAGGGAAAGCCAATCGTCAATCACCGATTGCTATCTCTGTTTATCAAACCGGGGATTTTGTTGATCTTTGCCGCGGCGGCCACGTAAAAAATACCCGGGAAATTAACCCTAAAGCTTTTCAGTTAACTAAGATCGCCGGGGCTTATTGGCGGGGCAACGAGAAAAATCCAATGCTGATTCGGTTTTACGGCGTGGCTTTTGAAACCGAGAAAGAATTAAAAGATTATTTAAAAAACTTAGAAGAAGCGGAAAAACGAGACCATCGAAAGATTAGCAAAGCGCAAGAGCTTTTTCTTTTGACCGAAGAGGTTGGCCCGGGATTAGCGCTTTGGCTGCCAAACGGTGCGGTGATTAGACGCGAGATAGAGAATTTTCAGATTCAAGAACAGATTAAGCTTGATTATCAGCATGTTTATAGCCCGCATATTGGCCAAAAATCTCTTTGGGTCAAAAGCGGGCACTGGGAGCTTTATCGGGACAAGATGTATTCTCCAATGGACGTTGAGGGAGAAGAATATTTAGTTAAACCGATGACCTGTCCAATGCATATCCAAAGCTACAAAATTCACCCTCGTTCTTATAAAGAACTGCCCTTGCGGATTGCTGAAGTCGCCGCGGTTTACCGTTACGAACAGTCAGGAGAGCTGAATGGCTTGCTTCGGGTCAGGGCTTTTACTCAAGATGATGCTCATATTTTTTGCACTCCGGACCAGGCAGTAGACGAGTTTTTAGGGGTTTTTCGTTTTATCCAAAAGCTTTATAAAACTTTTGGGTTTTCTGATTATCGAGTTAGGGCCGGATTCCGCTCGGCAAAAGAAAAATATCTGGGCCAAACTAAAGTTTGGAAAGAAGCAGAAAAAAAATTGGCCCAAGCGTTAGAGCAAAGCGGAGCAGATTTTTTTATTGCTAAAGGCGAAGCGGCCTTTTACGGGCCTAAAGCGGATTTTCTCATCAAAGACGCTTTGGGGAGGGAGTGGCAATGCGGCACAGTCCAGATTGATTTTATGCTGCCTGAACGTTTTGATTTAAGATATATTGACAGAGATGGCAAAGAAAAGGTGCCGGTAATGATTCATCGGGCGCCGCTCGGTTCTTTGGAGCGGTTCTTGGCAATCTTAATTGAACATTATGCCGGCGCTTTTCCTTTGTGGTTGGCGCCGGTTCAAGCAGTGGTAATGCCTTTGGGTTTAAAGCATTTAAGTTTTGCTAAAAAAGTTTTCCAGCAGTTAAAAGATCTAGAAATCCGGGTTGAGCTTTGGGATGAAGACACCATCTCAAAAAGAATTAGAAATGCGGAGCTGAAAAAAATTCCTTATGCTTTAGTAATTGGCGACAAAGAGGTTAAAGCCAAAGCGGTGGCAGTCCGCCAGCGGGGCAAAGGCGATTTGGGCGCGATCAAGATAGAGAAGTTTGTTAAACAAGTTCAAAAAGAGATAGAGAAGAAGAAATAA
- a CDS encoding ROK family protein, translated as MRKNSKSKIQNQKSALVIGVDAGGTKIRGVLMQNNKIFKKAEVLHDVKRVTQKVFLNSLFIVLNSLFTPGVQKIGIGVPGIVKNNKVINAGVVKDLVDLEIKKAVEQKYKAKTMLDNDVNVALRAEMKNLSRAESVFMLTLGTDIGGAYWENGRIDPGAFDTAYELNQMIIDYKSKKKLKNFCASEFFLAKGFKPLESENKARQGNKTHQKLWQEFGSNLGIALANVVNLIEPDIILIGGGLAHAWPLFIKQAGRTMKHLILSPLARKKIKILKAKNVKWSGAIGAAYLAQEIES; from the coding sequence ATGAGAAAAAACTCAAAATCTAAAATTCAAAATCAAAAATCAGCTCTGGTTATCGGCGTTGACGCTGGCGGAACTAAAATTCGCGGGGTTTTAATGCAAAATAATAAAATTTTTAAAAAAGCTGAAGTTTTGCATGATGTAAAAAGGGTGACCCAAAAGGTTTTTCTTAATTCTTTATTTATAGTTCTTAATTCTTTATTCACGCCCGGAGTGCAAAAAATTGGCATTGGTGTACCCGGAATTGTTAAAAACAATAAGGTGATTAACGCCGGCGTAGTTAAGGATCTGGTTGATTTAGAGATTAAAAAAGCTGTTGAGCAAAAATATAAGGCCAAGACAATGCTTGACAATGATGTTAATGTGGCCCTGCGGGCCGAGATGAAAAATCTAAGTCGCGCCGAATCAGTTTTTATGCTAACTTTAGGCACTGATATTGGCGGCGCTTATTGGGAAAATGGCCGGATTGACCCAGGCGCTTTTGACACTGCTTATGAATTGAACCAGATGATTATTGATTACAAATCAAAAAAGAAGCTGAAAAATTTTTGCGCCAGCGAATTCTTTTTGGCCAAAGGATTTAAGCCGCTTGAGTCAGAAAACAAAGCCCGCCAGGGCAATAAAACACATCAAAAGCTTTGGCAGGAGTTCGGCAGTAATTTGGGGATTGCTTTGGCTAATGTAGTTAATTTGATTGAGCCGGATATTATTTTGATTGGCGGAGGTTTAGCTCATGCTTGGCCGTTATTCATTAAACAAGCCGGGAGGACAATGAAACATTTAATTTTGTCTCCTCTGGCAAGAAAAAAAATAAAAATTTTAAAAGCGAAAAACGTAAAGTGGTCCGGGGCGATTGGCGCCGCTTACCTAGCTCAAGAGATTGAAAGTTAA
- a CDS encoding pilin: MANSKWQIAPSRWFFYFIFFLFAISNWLFASSALAAFEWEVPLPPAPGGATLDETSLDSLFTYIYNFGLGLGGFFAFIRLIIAGIKWGSEGAGIPQKSAALDDIKNTIFGLLLLLFSWVILNTINPQILNLNLQISKAETNQTESSQGLAGVFDSLTRSAQRKSLDEVLQNVSKQYLVQSKSVETRLIPDPQLSYFWSIAKITPMPVTGPCLSGDKRSLNQAGIICYESLSSTFNCDTPLSCDLINDLLDLQLYFEPIALTGSSYGSHQEQRAVDLLLYDSDPNNLDPRDQFMMEFLNSKKDQCGDELFAPAKFGDLCYFMSNNQATSTCDFYPDQIHYSVLKNCQK; this comes from the coding sequence ATGGCAAATAGCAAATGGCAGATAGCACCTAGCAGATGGTTTTTCTACTTTATTTTTTTTCTATTTGCTATTAGCAACTGGCTATTTGCTAGTTCTGCTCTTGCCGCTTTTGAATGGGAAGTGCCCTTGCCTCCAGCTCCGGGTGGAGCAACTTTAGACGAAACCAGCCTTGACTCTCTATTCACTTATATCTACAACTTTGGTTTAGGCTTAGGTGGCTTTTTTGCTTTTATCAGATTAATCATTGCCGGAATCAAATGGGGTTCAGAAGGAGCGGGTATTCCCCAGAAATCCGCTGCCTTAGATGATATTAAGAACACGATCTTTGGCCTTTTGCTTTTGCTCTTTTCTTGGGTAATCTTAAACACGATTAATCCCCAGATCTTAAATCTAAATCTTCAGATCTCTAAAGCAGAAACTAACCAAACCGAATCCAGCCAAGGTCTGGCTGGCGTATTTGATTCTTTGACCAGATCAGCCCAAAGAAAGAGTCTTGATGAGGTGCTTCAGAATGTCTCTAAGCAGTATTTAGTTCAATCGAAATCAGTAGAAACAAGATTAATTCCTGATCCGCAGTTAAGCTATTTTTGGAGCATAGCCAAAATTACTCCGATGCCAGTCACCGGGCCTTGTCTTTCTGGGGACAAAAGGTCTTTAAATCAAGCCGGAATCATTTGTTATGAATCTCTTTCTAGCACTTTTAATTGCGACACTCCTTTATCTTGTGACTTAATTAATGATTTGCTTGATCTCCAACTTTATTTTGAGCCAATTGCCTTAACCGGTAGCAGTTATGGTTCGCACCAAGAACAGCGGGCTGTTGACCTTCTGCTTTATGACTCTGATCCGAATAATCTTGACCCCCGAGATCAGTTTATGATGGAATTTCTGAACTCTAAAAAGGATCAGTGCGGCGACGAGCTTTTTGCTCCAGCAAAGTTTGGCGATTTATGTTATTTTATGAGTAATAATCAAGCGACCTCCACTTGCGATTTTTATCCGGACCAAATTCATTATTCAGTTCTAAAAAACTGCCAGAAATAA